A window of the Phaseolus vulgaris cultivar G19833 chromosome 5, P. vulgaris v2.0, whole genome shotgun sequence genome harbors these coding sequences:
- the LOC137833930 gene encoding uncharacterized protein: protein MGFTKVGGKWISKDGDLGASSSVVADLDQDEHADMQVQHEDPPEDYQDAGPSAALKNPNPLKDVEGLAVFAVAREISDHCALVVKSVEKDWGPKPFRSIDAWFLERGFNRMDVFGNLDNTKRRILQELEDLDCQDCNGGLGESERLKRMELASRLVENDKKLESLICQEARASWFNENSCTRFFHSSLRWRRLGNEVKGVKVGDQWCEEPSTVRVEAKKLFEARFRAMKDLGVRLHEVEFKSLTPIENESLVAMFTEEEIRDTMWQCEGSKSPRPDDFNFNFIRKSWEFIKDEIIATLPLFHMTRSIPKGL from the exons atgggttttaccaaagtaggtggcaaatggattagcaaagatggtgaccttggtgcctcatctagtgttgTTGCTGATCTTGATCAAGATGAACATGCTGATATGCaagttcaacatgaagatccacctgaagattatcaagatgctggacctagtgctg ctttgaagaatccaaaccctttgaaggatgttgaaggcttggctgtgtttgctgttgct AGGGAAATATCTGATCATTGTGCACTGGTGGTTAAGTCTGTGGAGAAGGACTGGGGTCCCAAACCCTTCAGATCTATTGATGCTTGGTTCTTGGAAAGGGGTTTTAATAGGATG GATGTGTTTGGTAACCTTGATAACACCAAGAGGAGGATTTTACAGGAATTGGAGGATCTAGACTGCCAAGATTGCAATGGGGGCTTAGGGGAAAGCGAAAGGTTGAAAAGAATGGAGCTGGCAAGCCGTCTGGTAGAGAACGATAAGAAACTCGAATCCCTTATCTGTCAAGAGGCTAGAGCAAGTTGGTTTAATGAGAACTCTTGTACTAGGTTCTTCCACTCATctttgaggtggagaaggctcGGGAACGAAGTGAAGGGTGTTAAGGTTGGGGAccaatggtgtgaggaaccaAGCACAGTCCGTGTAGAGGCAAAAAAGTTGTTCGAAGCTAGATTCAGAGCTATGAAAGACCTAGGGGTAAGGCTGCATGAAGTCGAGTTTAAGTCTTTAACACCGATAGAAAATGAGAGCCTCGTAGCTATGTTCACTGAGGAAGAGATAAGGGACACAATGTGGCAGTGTGAAGGATCAAAGAGTCCTAGACCAGATGATTTTAACTTCAACTTCATCAGGAAGAGCTGGGAGTTTATAAAAGATGAGATAATAGCAACACTGCCTCTGTTTCATATGACTAGGTCTATCCCGAAAGGTTTGTAA